The following are encoded together in the Platichthys flesus chromosome 9, fPlaFle2.1, whole genome shotgun sequence genome:
- the rgs16 gene encoding regulator of G-protein signaling 16 has product MCKGLTSLPTCCLERAKELRARLGNVLLKPNWNLSCCKTGKNKPTLEECMRWKESFEKLISSKYGLCAFTAFLVSEFSEENIAFYFACEEYRSTKSVAKLSAKAQRIYDEFIGSDAPREVNIDHETRDITKANMLVPSPSCFEMAQHKIYMLMAKDCYPRFLRSPSYRDLVCQAKPKAAKQPLQEKAA; this is encoded by the exons ATGTGCAAAGGACTAACATCGCTGCCCACCTGCTGCTTGGAAAG AGCCAAGGAGCTGAGAGCGAGGCTGGGAAACGTTCTGCTAAAACCCAACTGGAATCTCTCCTGCTGCAAGACAGGGAAAAACAA gCCGACTCTGGAGGAATGCATGAGGTGGAAGGAATCGTTTGAAAAACTCATATCCAGCAAAT ATGGACTTTGTGCCTTCACAGCCTTCCTGGTGTCGGAGTTCAGCGAGGAGAACATTGCGTTCTACTTTGCCTGCGAGGAGTACAGGAGCACCAAGTCTGTCGCCAAACTGTCGGCCAAAGCCCAGAGGATCTATGATGAGTTCATCGGCAGTGACGCTCCCAGAGAG GTTAACATCGACCATGAGACTCGTGACATCACCAAAGCCAACATGCTGGTGCCCTCGCCCTCTTGCTTCGAAATGGCCCAGCACAAGATCTACATGCTCATGGCCAAAGACTGCTACCCTCGCTTCCTGCGCTCCCCGTCCTACAGGGATCTGGTGTGCCAAGCCAAACCCAAGGCCGCCAAGCAGCCCCTGCAGGAGAAGGCGGCGTGA